One genomic window of Cannabis sativa cultivar Pink pepper isolate KNU-18-1 chromosome 2, ASM2916894v1, whole genome shotgun sequence includes the following:
- the LOC115721081 gene encoding probable CCR4-associated factor 1 homolog 11, with product MAIARAITQVVIREVWRENLLEEFQLIGKLIHDRYRYISFDTEFPGCVFRPPTIPNRHYKIHPIDQYRLIKQNVDILNLIQLGLTLTDSDGNFPDLGGQTSVVWQFNFCDFDINRHRCAHDSIDLLKKQGIDFERNLTHGINSAHFANLMYHYRLVFNSDITWITFHSAYDFGYLVKILTGCFLPHHLPDFLYLVRYFFGQNVYDMKYMMGFFPGLYGGLESLAGTLQIVREVGLSHQAGSDSLLTWRTFQKMRLTCFDSDEKELRKYGGVLYGLKI from the coding sequence ATGGCTATAGCCAGAGCAATCACTCAAGTAGTCATCCGAGAGGTATGGAGAGAAAATCTCCTTGAAGAGTTTCAACTGATCGGGAAATTGATTCACGATCGTTATCGTTACATTTCATTCGATACTGAGTTTCCAGGCTGTGTATTTCGACCTCCAACAATCCCCAATCGCCATTACAAAATTCACCCCATTGATCAGTACCGACTGATCAAACAGAATGTGGATATTCTCAATCTCATCCAATTGGGTCTCACCCTCACCGATTCCGACGGTAACTTTCCTGACCTCGGCGGCCAAACATCGGTGGTTTGGCaatttaatttttgtgattttGACATAAACCGCCATAGGTGCGCACACGATTCTATAGATTTGTTGAAGAAACAGGGGATAGATTTCGAGAGAAACCTCACCCACGGAATCAACTCTGCCCACTTTGCTAATCTCATGTATCACTATAGGCTCGTGTTCAACAGCGATATTACATGGATTACCTTCCACAGTGCCTATGATTTTGGGTATTTGGTAAAGATTCTTACTGGTTGTTTCCTTCCTCACCATTTGCCTGATTTTCTATACCTGGTGAGATACTTCTTTGGTCAAAATGTGTACGACATGAAGTACATGATGGGTTTCTTTCCTGGTCTGTATGGGGGTTTGGAAAGTCTAGCTGGCACATTGCAGATCGTAAGGGAAGTTGGGTTGAGCCATCAAGCTGGTTCGGATAGTTTGCTCACATGGAGGACTTTTCAGAAGATGAGATTGACTTGTTTTGACTCTGATGAAAAAGAGTTGAGGAAGTATGGTGGTGTTTTGTATGGCTTAAAAATTTGA
- the LOC115718849 gene encoding probable CCR4-associated factor 1 homolog 11: MVTMLINSINQQSPVRVVVPPVPINEESPVRVVIRQVWKGNLLEEFNHIGKLIHDEGFRYVSLDTEFPGCIFHPHPNPNTHYRVHPIYQYNVIKKNVDLLNLIQLGLTLSDSDGNLPNLDGETFVVWQFNFNDFNIYYDRRAQNSIDLLKKQGTDFQRNLSEGINSAHFAALMYHYKLVLNNDITWITFHSAYDFGYLVKILTGCLLPHALPDFLYLVRHFFGQNVYDMKYLMGFFPGLYGGLESLASSLQIVREVGLSHQSGSDSLLTLRTFQKIRLTYFESDEKELRKFVGVLYGLELEICCDSP; the protein is encoded by the coding sequence ATGGTCACCATGTTAATCAATTCAATCAATCAACAATCTCCGGTACGGGTAGTGGTTCCACCAGTTCCAATCAATGAAGAATCTCCAGTACGGGTAGTGATTCGACAAGTATGGAAAGGAAATCTTCTCGAAGAGTTCAATCATATCGGAAAATTGATTCATGATGAGGGTTTTCGTTACGTCTCATTGGATACTGAGTTTCCTGGTTGTATATTTCATCCTCATCCAAACCCCAATACTCACTACAGAGTTCATCCAATTTATCAGTATAATGTGATCAAAAAGAATGTCGATTTGCTCAATCTTATCCAATTGGGTCTCACTCTCAGTGACTCAGACGGTAATTTGCCAAATCTCGACGGCGAAACTTTCGTGGTTTGGCAATTTAATTTCAACGATTTCAACATATACTACGATCGTCGTGCACAAAATTCAATCGATTTGTTGAAGAAACAGGGGACAGATTTTCAGAGAAACCTTTCGGAGGGAATCAATTCTGCCCACTTTGCTGCCCTAATGTACCATTACAAGCTCGTCCTCAACAATGACATTACATGGATTACCTTCCACAGTGCCTATGATTTTGGGTATTTGGTAAAGATTCTTACTGGTTGTTTACTTCCTCACGCTTTGCCTGATTTTCTATATCTGGTGAgacacttttttggtcaaaatgTTTATGACATGAAGTACTTGATGGGTTTCTTTCCTGGTCTGTATGGGGGTTTGGAAAGTTTGGCTAGTTCGTTGCAGATCGTAAGAGAAGTTGGGTTGAGCCATCAGTCTGGTTCGGATAGTTTGCTGACATTGAGGACTTTTCAGAAGATTAGATTGACTTATTTTGAGTCTGATGAAAAGGAGTTGAGAAAATTTGTTGGTGTTTTGTATGGCTTAGAGTTAGAAATTTGCTGTGATTCACCCTAG